A single window of Hirundo rustica isolate bHirRus1 chromosome 16, bHirRus1.pri.v3, whole genome shotgun sequence DNA harbors:
- the DLGAP4 gene encoding disks large-associated protein 4 isoform X4 encodes MSSKQDTDSDTQEPNNSSCKSSERSLAECPQHNNSVGVDASTRQPAKPSQIKRNVSYGENNDPALEPSSLPPPDPWLESSSTSPSEPAQPGPCRRDGFWFLKLLQAETERLEGWCRQMDQETKENSLSEEVLGKVLSAVGSAQLLMSQKFQQFHGLCEQNLNPNANPRPTAQDLAGFWDLLQLSIEDISMKFDELYHLKANSWQLAETPERKEEKKPPPPVPKKPAKSKSQLGRDKGADSDKQRQEARKRLMAAKRAASVRQNSATESADSIEIYVPEAQTRL; translated from the exons ATGTCCTCCAAACAGGACACAGACTCTGACACGCAGGAGCCCAATAACTCCAGCTGTAAATCATCTGAGAGAAGCCTCGCTGAGTGCCCCCAGCACAACAACTCTGTTGGTGTTGATGCCTCCACCAGGCAACCAGCCAAGCCCTCACAGATTAAGAGAAACGTCTCCTATGGAGAAAACAACGACCCGGCCCTGGAGccttcttctctccctcctcctgacCCCTGGCTTGAGAGCTCCTCTACGTCGCCGTCGGAGCCGGCACAGCCAGGGCCCTGCCGGCGGGACGGCTTCTGGTTCctgaagctgctgcaggcagagaccGAGCGCCTGGAGGGCTGGTGCCGTCAGATGGACCAGGAGACCAAAGAGAACAGTCTCTCTGAGGAAG TCTTAGGAAAAGTCTTGAGTGCAGTGGGCAGTGCACAGTTACTAATGTCACAGAAGTTCCAGCAATTCCACGGCCTCTGTGAACAAAACTTG AACCCTAATGCAAATCCCAGACCCACAGCCCAGGACTTGGCTGGATTTTGGGATCTCCTCCAGCTGTCCATTGAAGACATCAGCATGAAGTTTGACGAGCTGTACCACCTCAAAGCTAATAGCTGGCAATTGGCAGAGACACCGGAGAGAAAG gaagagaagaaaccaCCCCCTCCAGTGCCAAAGAAGCCAGCCAAGTCCAAATCACAGCTGGGCCGGGACAAAGGCGCCGACTCGGACAAGCAGCGGCAGGAGGCGCGGAAGCGGCTGATGGCGGCCAAGCGCGCGGCGTCGGTGCGGCAGAATTCGGCCACCGAGAGCGCCGACAGCATCGAGATCTACGTCCCCGAGGCCCAGACCCGCCTCTGA
- the DLGAP4 gene encoding disks large-associated protein 4 isoform X3 — protein MALCLELLRQCSSCLVAYKKTPPPVPPRTTSKPFISVTVQSSTESAQDTYLDSQDHKSEVTSQSGLSNSSDSLDSTRTPSVTRGSVVTPARDTPELPQKNATLKSDKGTLTNEEPKVENIPKRKLSSIGIQVDCLQPVAKEEPPPPATKFQSIGVQVEDEWRNSHSRSMSSKQDTDSDTQEPNNSSCKSSERSLAECPQHNNSVGVDASTRQPAKPSQIKRNVSYGENNDPALEPSSLPPPDPWLESSSTSPSEPAQPGPCRRDGFWFLKLLQAETERLEGWCRQMDQETKENSLSEEVLGKVLSAVGSAQLLMSQKFQQFHGLCEQNLNPNANPRPTAQDLAGFWDLLQLSIEDISMKFDELYHLKANSWQLAETPERKEEKKPPPPVPKKPAKSKSQLGRDKGADSDKQRQEARKRLMAAKRAASVRQNSATESADSIEIYVPEAQTRL, from the exons GTTCATCATGCCTAGTGGCATATAAAAAGACTCCACCTCCTGTCCCACCTCGGACCACCTCCAAGCCGTTCATCTCTGTcactgtgcagagcagcactgagtcGGCGCAGGACACCTACCTGGACAGCCAGGATCACAAGAGTGAGGTCACCAGCCAGTCAGGGCTCAGCAATTCCTCAGACAGCTTGGACAGCACCAGGACACCCAGCGTGACCAGAGGCAGCGTCGTGACTCCGGCCAGAGACACTCCAGAGTTACCTCAGAAAAATGCAACTTTGAAAAGTGACAAAGGGACTCTGACTAACGAAGAGCCTAAAGTGGAGAATATCCCCAAAAGAAAGCTATCGTCTATAGGAATACAA GTTGACTGCCTTCAGCCAGTGGCAAAAGAGGAGCCTCCTCCACCAGCCACCAAATTCCAGTCCATCGGGGTTCAGGTAGAGGACGAGTGGCG AAACAGCCACTCTCGCAGCATGTCCTCCAAACAGGACACAGACTCTGACACGCAGGAGCCCAATAACTCCAGCTGTAAATCATCTGAGAGAAGCCTCGCTGAGTGCCCCCAGCACAACAACTCTGTTGGTGTTGATGCCTCCACCAGGCAACCAGCCAAGCCCTCACAGATTAAGAGAAACGTCTCCTATGGAGAAAACAACGACCCGGCCCTGGAGccttcttctctccctcctcctgacCCCTGGCTTGAGAGCTCCTCTACGTCGCCGTCGGAGCCGGCACAGCCAGGGCCCTGCCGGCGGGACGGCTTCTGGTTCctgaagctgctgcaggcagagaccGAGCGCCTGGAGGGCTGGTGCCGTCAGATGGACCAGGAGACCAAAGAGAACAGTCTCTCTGAGGAAG TCTTAGGAAAAGTCTTGAGTGCAGTGGGCAGTGCACAGTTACTAATGTCACAGAAGTTCCAGCAATTCCACGGCCTCTGTGAACAAAACTTG AACCCTAATGCAAATCCCAGACCCACAGCCCAGGACTTGGCTGGATTTTGGGATCTCCTCCAGCTGTCCATTGAAGACATCAGCATGAAGTTTGACGAGCTGTACCACCTCAAAGCTAATAGCTGGCAATTGGCAGAGACACCGGAGAGAAAG gaagagaagaaaccaCCCCCTCCAGTGCCAAAGAAGCCAGCCAAGTCCAAATCACAGCTGGGCCGGGACAAAGGCGCCGACTCGGACAAGCAGCGGCAGGAGGCGCGGAAGCGGCTGATGGCGGCCAAGCGCGCGGCGTCGGTGCGGCAGAATTCGGCCACCGAGAGCGCCGACAGCATCGAGATCTACGTCCCCGAGGCCCAGACCCGCCTCTGA